One Ostrea edulis chromosome 2, xbOstEdul1.1, whole genome shotgun sequence genomic region harbors:
- the LOC125678723 gene encoding mitochondrial import receptor subunit TOM40 homolog 1-like, which translates to MGNSSSTPAVPAPTNVEPPSPTVPVTPSQPSNLTPPPPVVAPEVKVPNDVKEETSTNPGTFEEMHRKCKELFPQTFEGGRFLVSKGLSSHFQVSHTLTMSQVSPQDSGYKFGATYIGTKQFSPSEAYPVLMGDIDPSLNLNAHIIHAFTKKVRAKLQSTVQEGKFMGQGSIDYLGDDFTSTMTLGNIDIMNKTGVMVGHYLQRVTPGVALGAELVYQRGPRVPGGEIAVLSLASKITGENWQFTANICPSAIAAHCCYYHKVNEQLHIGAEVESSLMTQESVGKGCYQLEIPGGNATFKGSVDSNWTVEGVLEKKLMPLPFTLQLSGTANFANIQKSQYRFGIGLVLG; encoded by the exons ATGGGGAATTCATCATCTACCCCTGCTGTTCCTGCGCCAACCAATGTAGAGCCGCCATCACCTACAGTACCTGTTACTCCTTCACAACCTTCCAATTTGACACCGCCACCACCGGTCGTTGCACCAGAAGTAAAAGTTCCAAATGACGTCAAAGAAGAAACTAGTACCAACCCAGGCACATTTGAAGAGATGCACCGAAAGTGCAAAG AGCTCTTTCCACAGACTTTTGAGGGAGGAAGATTCTTGGTGTCCAAAGGGTTGAGCAGTCATTTTCAAGTCAGTCACACTCTCACAATGTCCCAGGTGTCTCCACAAGACTCAGGATACAAGTTTGGAGCTACTTACATAGGAACCAAACAGTTCAGTCCCTCAGAG GCATATCCAGTGCTGATGGGAGACATTGATCCATCATTGAATTTAAATGCCCATATCATACATGCATTTACTAAGAAAGTTAGAGCCAAGCTTCAGTCTACG GTACAAGAAGGAAAATTTATGGGTCAGGGTTCAATAGACTACTTAGGTGATGATTTTACCTCCACAATGACCTTGGGAAATATCGATATAATGAATAAAACGG GTGTCATGGTGGGACATTACCTACAAAGAGTGACTCCGGGGGTAGCATTAGGAGCCGAATTAGTATATCAACGGGGGCCTAGGGTTCCTGGAGGAGAAATTGCTGTTCTCTCTCTAGCCTCTAAAATTACAG GTGAAAACTGGCAATTCACTGCCAACATTTGCCCATCAGCAATTGCAGCACATTGTTGCTACTATCACAAAGTAAATGAACAATTACACATTGGAGCTGAAGTGGAGTCCAGTCTGATGACACAGGAGAGCGTGGGCAAAGGTTGTTACCAGCTGGAGATACCAGGTGGCAACGCAACGTTTAAAG GTTCTGTAGATTCAAATTGGACTGTAGAAGGTGTGTTAGAAAAGAAACTGATGCCTTTACCATTTACTCTGCAGCTAAGTGGGACAGCTAATTTTGCCAATATTCAGAAAAGCCAATATAGATTTGGAATAGGATTAGTTCTTGGCTGA
- the LOC125678195 gene encoding uncharacterized protein LOC125678195 isoform X1 → MFTGIRCLNNETVFYFILLFSPCFALGFFCDNGWQKYNDKCYRLYRESKTWADAGSFCRGQGGYLLNIENLEVQSFIQGLVTGEKFVWTGGTNLRNSNWEWDGSGSTAMSWKYWSPLEPSNGNGNEHCVILWNKYGYKWNDVKCDMTIPFICEKQARSCPLPPHCLSSNCTSRFHYRCLKCEQQGAATQSSLYWPSPDQKKCDATCSWKENWCWPGTCGDNLATNCRCSKGFYRSSSNLAQCQLTKKPHILTCRLGAESNKGEIGNSTTNGECENEQSTYINFQPASLSFKFAMTFEMPNSLPSKPNYIYEYQFGLVHSEVQLNKENLQGAKYVLSIMELIDERTCTNRMSDTHPKADHPIDCNQTIYKQTSWYMLDGERLCLTYKTSSGGFMKYQDFSNTESSPIIYDRVNESNEVCVNFDSSSPKHCSEEATCKRKKEPIILIPGRLTRMANVNVEISGWVDPFPLRPNQASGIKSYTVTIHDTKEIDKNTLIMDEKSIQTHNLLLNDSVRILLPREPALYGISLEVLDNAGNVKSARRLVMFDNSSEIRINSRNHLKVDSASLQTNFTWQTHRGNSCISWKDRYYNSYNRGYNLLRKIQRDYHGLYNGVYEQEIGTLSVSGTPNVFGIVSFYYSWYKGKRAMSRQVQVPGFPAQWFCVDFDIKDGDTHTIQIQSEDIMQNTLAENITFHVDSSVPYIEDIWLEKDGVKQLFVHNSKDLSKMTLEFKAYDPHSGLYSLEYFLGTSIGGNELAYKAVGVQVLVNKTCKSLENCYCPSVGLCESSLYRIEFNHLIKNHTNIGQHNRAYYFTVKATNGARLVNIQHLDILSDDSPPVKGVVVEGPNGHPDIDYTRENSVNVRWSGFIDHESGIMKYRIGVSDHCLTSVQMNTNLHFISKNNTFYETANDFLEIALPYDDLYHFSVLAFNNALEPSDVVCSDGITRDSSPVVVKDFILESSKARPTIGCFNGKPWHVLENLTVYELENTKECQEICNGSASMQIIQYFPKIYRYRNHSEYSTAMCIKIRKYSSGDWFIYIPSDKMKFSWKLVEQESQIRGVKIGFGTTESTYRAPDLISFMKTYKFDGYQSMHLGLSIGSPMYTFVKVMNKADIETVVKFGPFIIDETPPIYKRKVSILQYSEEIFVGWNNDTFIEAEQKESMDSILFRIGTDGKLLTPILEAKIKETCPGNYTACFNFPIYRVLKLNSKKDSEYYFHLYVFNRAGHFVEVQTDSFLLPPRFPPTSGTIIEIESDRYFTGEDVDFIFQNDTICFEWRGLWHIQMVSLAIGIGSSKTNNNAIGFQNISLDTKCIYNLNLTPFKKYYTIVRATVGHQSTMSISDGFTVIDNETVSKALDVHTGISCRTRRYIELLSLNTTNPHSTFSVRYPLKTFTVYTVLADRNKLDSKDIFWINKSMNQFIPLISYPIFYSTDRSSHTSTNVYISPCQEGKHYQYSKSKFDIFWRIKPTFGSQITHYQGGLFLVGQNGSKTVVDPMKVLGNVSQYHISGLQLQRGHAYSALIRPCFQKKCLPGKFSETVVIEESEDDGNSIQASISTNNKEQRETKLNIGFKRFLCGKSGKALGYAAALFVNVHREHLTPWLPITFDLDLPFVNNTFPLKLSVYEHRKMDVCVKAVCITGHAIISCQNVKMKSNPNEYSSQILYEINSESDAFSTIANLASSQYLGEKLQLLHDNEVDVTLPGKKVYGFLNGKYGRLITWYLMRQPMLPHQDCETDLNCLQSTTSHDGVGRFTKMSLKSSVMYYICAHSNPTFVRLDDATVELEELFLCGNGFIIDDTPPFPGEVEILNAHNKYLTDDEELELHWSGFSDLEKQIKTIESGIARYEYCIGSFEGGQDILQYRNAGLQTPIKISNLNLTNGMTYFATVKAIDLVGHTTVVSSVGKIVDISPPKVGIISIGNGGSENTVLSGGIISFQWEGFTDVESGIQQFLLGVGSTNDSVDVIDFRSIEGSFTRINQSELMIDGYQYYGILKVVNNAGLHIVTASEPFMFDKSPPQKGIVRDGVRSLMDDNDFQNDTRIYHCHWTAFLDPHSGIHFYEVGMGTKPFTFDVFPACNVGLLKEFSWHSVFEPGVKYFSTVKACNYGGLCTSVSSDGIIMDDSPPVPGLVYVGSSDQHEPYLPHSSSISALWVGFVDPHSDIDHFEWCIGIRPGNCQIKHFQNIMLSNRITRTGLSLPNSTNLYLTVRAFNRVGLFTERSSPKFQIDSSPPTVIVRPEFITDGLSLVNDTQFDNSVIKVRWQFEDLESSIIRHHVIIEVNKNGHVILEENDIGSERQLMITSINETILTSGDSYIAKVSACNGAGLCTTEISYHLLVDSSPPTLGGFKNPMSWHNIGHITRVHLAWYGFDDFESGLSEYHISVSQSYSGDELSNGSVIVKHSTKGQQSLALNLSTEISNNDIIVLSITAVNNVGLRSTTGKVSVILIASDVTHMRGYLKLQRYSCVSHYCNNDCTCAVIGQKCVNKINVPCREITDSSELRPTISVHFGSLGKPAKITSSSRCISGYWEKNGNSPGSVLRYEWSLGETGASPGSGIFDRTKENIWNDIGLNTYIVYCLPREKVLNHEQHYTLYVKAWMSESDFLIFSSTPLLVDLTPPTIKRGRSVIESEDNCESDIDFIEISRPFLICWNGVFTEGQTYITSYDFSAGTRPFADDFIPRTTVNTSSVEVIQTMIPGTRYFFTIVAKNNLGLETTAVSDGILVDTQLPVPGTVYNTKHFRNLFYQSSNTTLSTSWHGFEDHQSFVDSYEVGVYEENNGALIRKVESVAMSSHFTFNDLNLKHNASYCVKVRAYDAMRHSTPYVSSHSVRIDNTPPFGIKCQKFEEIKFNYSTNIMHKTMHGLKKVIVKGSFTSIKNGIYKVVVDIPGDVQFNKLKLHIGNETMLLHMSQNALSSSSTEHQYLSIYEGKVELRFKVLSRHHIVHETIQVRLYRCALSALTTSPLMVRQVSPGLLSICSFIFDSESGVQDFLVGAGTTRGGFQVRPLAPFSKLNHGIIEVDAPHGSRIHLTARVRNYAGLSSKFEQVIMLDHTPPIVSNLRVDIRNIEAKEDMEIIRTMNGKVTENETLSTHFTEPVVNTSIAKTEIKVTWNVSEEESGILFCSCSVGSLSILASRSWQRSLDNSECKLSNLMFDHGAMVSVYVRCINKVQLLGERRAGPFIIYHEPPKIERSSLSFYPNNRFTVLTGEPNVEVQSNLTYIDFSWNGFKDEAGISNYETRIRKNEVVIAPWNSTGLRNSASQKIIHAIAADTIHVDVRAMNKGGFHSQIINASLVLDNRPPSLTGGSASLNSKGENYSIRWINVFLPSQYGSTVYQVSVGSSDGCSDVQSPVYTRAEELHFDWIPDNSQHQLFVNILAFAPNGEFTRFNKKFSV, encoded by the exons GTTTTGCTTTGGGTTTCTTTTGTGATAATGGTTGGCAAAAATACAATGATAAATGTTACCGCCTATATCGAGAATCAAAGACATGGGCCGACGCAGGAAGTTTCTGTAGAGGGCAAGGAGGATATCTTCTAAATATAGAAAATCTCGAAGTCCAATCCTTCATTCAAG GTCTGGTCACTGGTGAGAAGTTTGTGTGGACTGGAGGAACTAATCTACGTAACTCAAACTGGGAATGGGATGGATCTGGATCTACTGCTATGAGCTGGAAATACTGGAGCCCGT TGGAGCCAAGTAATGGAAATGGTAATGAACACTGTGTAATCCTCTGGAACAAATACGGGTATAAATGGAACGATGTAAAATGTGATATGACTATACCGTTTATTTGCGAAAAACAAG CTAGATCCTGTCCCCTTCCACCCCATTGTTTGTCATCCAATTGCACTTCTCGGTTTCATTATCGGTGCCTAAAATGCGAACAACAAGGAGCAGCGACTCAGTCTTCACTTTACTGGCCATCGCCTGATCAAAAGAAGTGTGATG CGACATGCTCCTGGAAGGAAAACTGGTGTTGGCCAGGTACTTGTGGTGATAATTTGGCAACGAACTGTAGGTGTAGTAAGGGATTTTATAGGTCTTCGTCAAACCTTGCACAATGTCAAC TAACCAAAAAGCCTCATATTCTCACTTGTCGGTTGGGTGCTGAAagcaataaaggagagattggGAACTCGACAACCAATGGAGAATGCGAGAATGAGCAATCTACATACATAAATTTTCAGCCTGCGTCCCTGTCCTTTAAGTTTGCAATGACGTTTGAAATGCCAAACAGTTTACCTAGCAAaccaaattatatatatgagTATCAGTTTGGTCTTGTACATTCAGAGGTGCAActaaacaaagaaaatttgcAAG GAGCAAAATATGTGCTAAGTATCATGGAATTAATTGATGAAAGAACATGCACAAATAGAATGAGCGATACACATCCAAAAGCAGATCACCCGATCGATTGCAACCAAACAATTTACAAACAGACGAGCTGGTATATGTTAGATGGAGAAAG gCTATGTCTGACCTATAAAACATCGAGCGGTGGATTCATGAAATACCAAGATTTTTCAAATACAGAATCCAGTCCTATCATATATGATAGAGTCAATGAATCAAATGAGGTTTGTGTCAACTTTGATTCTTCATCACCGAAGCATTGTAGTGAAGAGGCAACTtgtaaaagaaagaaagaaccAATAATTTTAATACCAGGACGGCTAACACGGATGGCGAATGTCAACGTTGAAATATCAGGTTGGGTAGATCCTTTTCCTCTACGGCCCAATCAAGCTTCTGGTATCAAAAGCTACACTGTTACCATCCACGACACGAAAGAAATAGATAAGAACACACTCATTATGGATGAAAAATCCATTCAAACCCACAACTTACTGTTGAATGATTCTGTCCGTATTTTACTACCACGGGAACCTGCACTTTATGGAATCTCACTGGAAGTACTGGATAATGCTGGGAATGTGAAGTCTGCCAGAAGACTCGTAATGTTTGACAACTCTTCTGAAATACGTATAAATAGTAGAAATCATTTAAAAGTAGATTCAGCTAGTTTACAAACAAATTTTACATGGCAAACGCACAGAGGAAACAGCTGTATTTCATGGAAAGATCGATATTATAATTCTTATAATCGTGGATATAACCTCCTCCGTAAAATTCAGAGAGATTATCATGGACTTTACAATGGAGTGTATGAACAAGAGATTGGGACTTTGTCAGTTTCAGGAACTCCCAATGTCTTTggaattgtttcattttattattcatgGTACAAAGGGAAGAGAGCAATGTCGAGACAAGTACAAGTTCCAGGTTTTCCTGCCCAGTGGTTTTGTGTTGATTTTGACATAAAAGATGGAGACACTCACACTATACAGATACAATCTGAGGACATTATGCAAAATACACTTGCTGAAAACATCACTTTTCACGTGGATTCAAGTGTACCTTATATTGAAGATATCTGGCTAGAAAAAGATGGCGTAAAACAATTATTTGTCCATAATTCAAAGGACCTGTCAAAAATGACCCTGGAATTCAAAGCTTATGACCCTCACAGTGGACTTTATTCTCTCGAATATTTTCTAGGTACATCGATAGGCGGAAATGAACTGGCATACAAAGCAGTTGGTGTACAGGTTTTAGTTAACAAG acATGCAAGTCGTTGGAAAATTGTTACTGCCCAAGTGTTGGACTTTGTGAAAGTTCCTTGTATAGAATTGAATTCAATCACCTGATAAAGAACCACACAAATATTGGACAACATAATAGGGCTTACTATTTTACGGTCAAAGCAACAAATGGCGCAAGGTTAGTAAATATTCAGCACCTGGACATTCTTTCTGATGATTCTCCTCCTGTCAAAGGCGTGGTAGTTGAGGGACCAAATGGACACCCTGATATTGATTACACCAGAGAAAATTCAGTCAATGTCAGGTGGAGTGGATTCATAgaccatgaaagtggaattatgAAATACCGGATTGGTGTAAGTGATCATTGTCTTACATCTGTGCAAATGAACACAAATCTTCATTTCATATctaaaaacaatacattttaCGAAACCGCAAATGACTTCCTCGAAATAGCATTACCATACGATGACCTCTATCATTTTTCTGTTTTGGCTTTCAACAATGCTTTAGAACCATCTGACGTCGTTTGCTCGGATGGCATTACTCGGGACTCTTCCCCAGTTGTAGTGAAGGATTTCATTTTAGAGTCATCTAAAGCACGACCTACAATTGGATGTTTTAATGGAAAACCATGGCATGTTCTGGAAAATCTGACAGTCTATGAACTAGAAAACACAAAGGAATGTCAAGAAATTTGCAATGGATCTGCTTCTATGCAAATAATACaatatttccccaaaatatACAGGTATAGAAATCATTCAGAATATTCTACAGCTATGTGCATCAAAATTCGAAAATATTCGTCTGGAGACTGGTTCATCTATATCCCTTCTGACAAAATGAAGTTTTCTTGGAAATTGGTTGAGCAGGAATCCCAAATTCGAGGCGTCAAAATAGGATTTGGAACGACAGAGAGCACTTACAGGGCCCCCGATTTGATATCATTCATGAAAACATATAAATTTGATGGGTATCAAAGTATGCATTTAGGGTTAAGTATCGGCTCTCCAATGTACACATTCGTAAAAGTTATGAACAAAGCAGATATTGAAACCGTTGTGAAATTTGGTCCTTTTATCATTGACGAAACGCCGCCTATCTACAAAAGAAAAGTATCAATCCTTCAATATTCAGAAGAAATATTTGTGGGTTGGAACAATGATACATTCATCGAAGCCGAGCAAAAGGAATCCATGGACTCCATACTTTTCCGGATAG GTACCGATGGAAAACTCCTTACTCCTATCCTAGAAGCAAAAATTAAAGAGACGTGTCCTGGAAATTACACAGCATGTTTCAATTTTCCCATTTATCGAGTTTTGAAACTCAATTCCAAAAAGGACTCAGAATATTACTTTCATCTCTACGTCTTCAATAGAGCAGGTCATTTTGTCGAAGTTCAAACAGACTCTTTCCTTTTACCTCCCCGATTTCCTCCGACCAGTGGAACAATAATTGAAATAGAATCAGATCGTTATTTTACAGGTGAGGacgttgattttatttttcaaaacgaTACGATATGCTTTGAATGGAGAGGTCTTTGGCATATTCAGATGGTGTCTCTAGCCATAGGAATTGGTTCctcaaaaacaaacaacaacgcCATTGGTTTCCAGAACATATCTTTGgatacaaaatgtatttacaatttaaatTTAACACCGTTTAAGAAATATTATACGATTGTGCGGGCAACTGTTGGCCATCAATCTACCATGTCTATATCTGATGGTTTTACGGTTATCGATAACGAGACTGTTTCCAAAGCTCTCGATGTTCACACTGGAATTTCTTGTCGGACTCGACGGTATATTGAATTACTATCCTTAAACACTACAAACCCGCATTCCACATTTTCAGTTAGATATCCTCTGAAAACGTTTACGGTGTACACAGTGCTTGCAGATAGAAACAAATTGGACAGCAAggacatattttggataaacaAATCGATGAACCAGTTCATTCCACTGATTTCGTATCCCATATTTTACTCAACAGATAGAAGTTCTCACACTAGTACTAATGTTTATATTTCACCTTGTCAAGAGGGAAAACATTATCAGTACAGTAAAagtaaatttgatatattttggaGAATTAAACCTACTTTTGGATCACAGATAACACATTATCAAGGAGGCCTTTTTCTTGTTGGCCAAAATGGATCTAAAACAGTCGTCGATCCAATGAAAGTTTTAGGAAATGTTTCACAATATCACATCAGTGGATTGCAGTTGCAGAGAGGTCATGCTTACAGTGCACTTATAAGACCATGCTTTCAAAAAAAGTGCCTCCCTGGAAAATTCTCAGAGACAGTGGTTATTGAAGAATCTGAAGACGATGGAAACAGTATTCAAGCGTCTATCAGCACGAACAACAAAGAACAAAGAGAGACCAAGCTGAATATTGGTTTCAAAAGATTCCTGTGTGGTAAATCAGGAAAAGCCTTGGGTTATGCTGCTGCATTATTTGTCAATGTACATCGTGAACACCTAACACCATGGTTGCCAATCACCTTTGATTTAGACCTTCCATTTGTAAAT AATACATTTCCGCTTAAGCTTTCCGTCTATGAACACAGAAAGATGGATGTTTGTGTTAAAGCAGTTTGTATTACTGGTCATGCAATTATTTCAtgccaaaatgttaaaatgaaatcaaatccTAATGAATATTCATCGCAGATTCTTTACGAAATAAATTCCGAGTCAGATGCTTTTTCGACTATTGCGAACCTTGCAAGTAGTCAATATCTAGGAGAAAAGTTGCAACTTCTTCATGATAACGAAGTTGACGTAACATTACCTGGTAAAAAGGTCTATGGATTCTTAAACGGGAAATATGGAAGATTAATTACATGGTATTTGATGAGGCAACCGATGCTACCACATCAAGATTGCGAAACTGATCTTAACTGCCTTCAGTCAACTACATCACATGATGGAGTTGGACGGTTTACCAAAATGTCACTGAAGTCCAGTGTAATGTATTACATATGTGCCCATTCAAACCCAACTTTTGTTCGTCTTGATGATGCAACAGTAGAACTTGAAGAATTATTTCTTTGTGGAAACGGATTTATAATCGATGATACACCACCGTTTCCAGGAGAAGTTGAGATTCTGAATGCACACAACAAATATCTCACAGATGATGAAGAATTGGAATTACATTGGTCTGGTTTTTCAGACTTAGAAAAGCAGATCAAAACAATTGAAAGTGGGATTGCCAGATACGAATATTGTATTG GGTCATTTGAGGGTGGTCAGGATATCTTGCAGTATAGAAATGCTGGATTGCAAACGccaatcaaaatttcaaatttgaatttgacaaACGGAATGACATACTTTGCCACAGTCAAGG CTATCGATCTTGTCGGTCATACTACAGTCGTTTCTTCCGTCGGAAAAATAGTAGATATATCGCCACCTAAAGTTGGAATAATTTCCATTGGTAATGGCGGGTCAGAAAACACAGTTCTTTCGGGAggtatcatttcatttcaatggGAAGGATTTACAGATGTGGAGAGTGGTATACAACAATTTCTTCTAGGTGTTGGTTCAACAAATGATTCTGTTGATGTGATAGACTTTAGGTCTATTGAAGGATCGTTTACTAGAATAAATCAGTCGGAATTAATGATTGATGGATATCAATATTACGGTATTTTGAAG GTTGTGAATAATGCTGGACTTCACATTGTAACAGCATCGGAGCCATTTATGTTTGACAAATCACCACCCCAAAAGGGAATTGTGAGAGATGGTGTGCGTTCTTTGATG GATGATAATGACTTCCAAAATGATACAAGGATTTATCATTGCCATTGGACAGCGTTTCTTGATCCCCACTCAGGAATTCATTTCTATGAAGTAGGAATGGGAACGAAACCTTTCACCTTTGATGTATTTCCAGCTTGCAATGTTGGGCTCCTAAAAG AGTTTTCATGGCACAGCGTGTTTGAGCCCGGTGTAAAGTACTTTTCAACCGTGAAGGCGTGTAATTATGGTGGTCTTTGTACCTCTGTATCGAGCGATGGAATAATCATGGACGATTCCCCTCCAGTACCAGGACTTGTGTATGTTGGATCCAGCGATCAACACGAACCATATCTGCCTCACAG CAGTTCAATATCAGCCTTATGGGTGGGTTTCGTGGATCCCCACTCTGATATCGATCATTTTGAGTGGTGCATTGGTATACGTCCCGGTAACTGTCAGATAAAACACTTTCAGAACATCATGCTGTCAAACCGAATCACAAGAACCGGACTAAGCCTACCCAATTCCACAAATCTTTATCTGACTGTGCGTGCATTTAACAGGGTTGGATTATTTACAGAACGCTCATCTCCAAAGTTTCAGATTGACAGCAGTCCTCCTACAGTGATCGTACGACCTGAATTCATTACTGATGGATTATCATTGGTAAATGATACTCAGTTCGACAATTCTGTGATCAAAGTTCGATGGCAATTTGAAGATTTGGAGAGTTCTATAATAAGACATCATGTCATTATAGAGGTCAATAAAAATGGACATGTAATACTCGAAGAGAATGATATTGGTAGTGAACGCCAGTTAATGATAACTTCTATCAATGAAACGATTTTAACGTCAGGGGATTCTTACATCGCAAAAGTGTCCGCCTGTAACGGCGCCGGACTTTGTACAACAGAAATATCTTATCACTTACTGGTTGACTCTTCTCCACCAACACTGGGTGGATTCAAGAATCCTATGTCATGGCATAATATCGGACACATCACCAGAGTTCACCTAGCATGGTACGGTTTTGACGATTTTGAATCTGGCCTTAGTGAATATCACATAAGTGTTAGCCAGTCCTACTCGGGGGATGAATTATCGAATGGTTCCGTAATTGTTAAACACTCCACCAAAGGCCAACAGTCCTTAGCACTGAATTTGTCCACAGAGATCAGCAATAATGATATCATAGTTTTATCCATCACTGCAGTTAATAATGTTGGTTTAAGGAGTACAACCGGGAAAGTGTCTGTGATTCTCATAGCGTCCGACGTAACGCATATGAGAGGGTACCTTAAACTTCAGAGATATTCATGTGTCTCCCACTATTGCAACAACGATTGTACTTGTGCTGTTATAGGAcaaaaatgtgtaaataaaaTTAACGTTCCGTGTAGAGAAATAACAGATTCATCTGAACTTCGACCTACTATCTCAGTTCATTTTGGGAGCCTCGGAAAACCTGCAAAAATTACTTCCAGTTCTCGCTGCATATCAGGGTACTGGgagaaaaacggaaattcgccGGGGAGTGTTTTGCGATATGAATGGAGTCTAGGGGAAACTGGGGCTAGCCCAGGAAGCGGAATATTTGATCGAACGAAAGAAAATATATGGAATGATATCGGCTTAAACACTTACATCGTGTACTGTTTACCTAGAGAAAAAGTCCTTAATCATGAGCAACATTATACCCTTTATGTGAAAGCATGGATGTCTGAAAGCGACTTCCTCATCTTTTCATCAACACCCCTCTTAGTTGATTTGACGCCTCCAACGATAAAACGCGGTCGTTCAGTTATTGAATCGGAAGATAATTGTGAAAGTGATATAGATTTTATTGAGATCTCTAGACCTTTTCTGATATGTTGGAATGGTGTGTTTACAGAGGGACAAACCTACATTACGTCTTACGATTTCAGTGCAGGAACAAGACCATTCG CTGATGATTTTATACCACGCACGACTGTGAATACATCTTCCGTTGAGGTTATTCAAACAATGATACCAGGAACTAGATATTTCTTCACCATCGTCGCTAAAAACAACCTGGGCTTGGAAACCACTGCAGTGTCCGACGGAATACTCGTTGATACTCAGCTCCCTGTGCCTGGCACTGTGTACAATACAAAACATTTTCGGAACCTTTTTTATCAGTCCTCAAACACTACACTTTCCACATCGTGGCATGGGTTTGAAGATCATCAGTCTTTTGTTGATTCCTATGAAGTAGGTGTTTATGAAGAAAACAATGGTGCTTTAATCCGGAAAGTTGAATCGGTAGCCATGTCTTCTCACTTTACATTTAATGACCTTAACCTTAAGCACAACGCAAGTTACTGCGTCAAAGTACGCGCATACGATGCAATGCGTCATTCCACCCCATATGTTAGTTCACATTCAGTAAGGATTGATAATACACCACCCTTTGGAATTAAATGCCAAAAATTTGAagaaatcaaatttaattattCCACGAACATAATGCACAAAACGATGCATGGCCTAAAGAAAGTAATTGTAAAAGGTAGCTTTACCTCCATAAAGAATGGCATCTACAAAGTTGTAGTGGATATTCCAGGGGATGTGCAGTTCAACAAACTGAAATTGCACATTGGAAACGAAACAATGCTTTTACACATGTCACAAAATGCACTCTCAAGTTCCTCGACAGAACATCAGTATTTGTCAATATATGAGGGAAAAGTTGAATTGAGATTCAAAGTTTTAAGCCGACATCATATAGTCCATGAAACTATTCAAGTACGCCTCTATCGTTGTGCTTTGTCTGCACTCACCACATCTCCTTTGATGGTACGTCAAGTAAGTCCTGGATTACTATCTATCTGCAGTTTCATATTCGATTCTGAGAGCGGAGTTCAAGATTTTCTAGTTGGAGCAGGGACAACTCGAGGAGGTTTCCAAGTGAGGCCACTTGCTCCTTTCTCCAAATTGAATCATGGTATAATAGAAGTTGACGCTCCTCATGGCAGCCGCATCCATTTGACAGCCAGAGTAAGAAACTATGCTGGTCTGTCGTCAAAATTCGAACAAGTAATAATGCTAGATCATACACCACCAATTGTGAGTAATTTAAGAGTAGATATACGGAACATTGAGGCAAAGGAAGACATGGAAATCATTAGGACCATGAATGGAAAAGTAACAGAAAATGAAACACTTTCAACACATTTCACAGAACCTGTCGTGAATACTAGTATCGCCAAAACTGAAATAAAAGTCACCTGGAATGTGAGCGAGGAGGAAAGtggaattttattttgttcttgTTCTGTCG GTTCTTTGAGTATATTAGCATCGAGAAGTTGGCAAAGGAGTCTTGATAATTCAGAGTGCAAATTATCAAATCTGATGTTTGATCATGGAGCCATGGTATCAGTATATGTCAGATGCATAAATAAGGTTCAGCTTTTGGGAGAAAGAAGGGCAGGGCCTTTCATAATCTACCACGAACCACCAAAAATTGAGCGTTCGTCTCTTTCTTTTTATCCAAACAATCGCTTTACTGTTTTAACTGGTGAACCAAACGTTGAAGTACAATCAAACCTGACCTACATCGACTTTTCTTGGAATGGCTTTAAAGATGAAGCTGGTATATCCAACTACGAAACTCGAATACGAAAGAACGAAGTAGTCATCGCACCATGGAACTCGACCGGCCTGCGTAATAGTGCATCACAAAAAATAATACACGCAATTGCAGCAGATACCATCCACGTTGATGTTCGAGCAATGAATAAAGGCGGGTTCCACAGTCAAATCATAAATGCCTCTCTTGTTCTGGACAACAGACCACCCAGTTTAACAG GAGGATCGGCATCATTAAATTCTAAAGGAGAAAATTACTCGATTCGCTGGATCAACGTTTTCTTGCCTAGTCAGTATGGTTCTACTGTTTACCAAGTCTCAGTCGGTTCAAGCGATGGCTGTTCAGATGTGCAGTCTCCGGTGTATACCCGGGCAGAAGAAttacattttgattggattCCAGATAACTCTCAGCATCAGCTATTTGTTAACATACTGGCTTTTGCACCAAATGGGGAATTTACTCGCTTTAACAAGAAATTTTCCGTTTAA